The Faecalibacterium prausnitzii genome includes a window with the following:
- a CDS encoding cation:proton antiporter, whose amino-acid sequence MYSVFRNLAIIILTAKFFGLAARKCKAPQVVGEIIAGLLIGPCVLNLVHISDTISVFAEIGVVLLMFSTGLGTNLKELIKAGPIATLIACVGVAVPLAGGTLLYSIFYGFAAVGSTEFYKALFIGTIMTATSVSITVAALQEMGHLKSFLGTTIVSAAVIDDVIGIVVLTCVLGAGSGTGTGLGKVLFNTVLFFATAIGVGLVAHFAMKWLDKRNPHTQRITIVSMAFCFAMAYIAEAYFGIADITGAYIAGIVFCSMDDASYVERRVDISNYVLFAPVFFASIGLKTDISGLTPQILLFSVCFVIVALITKIIGCGLAAKVCRFSWADSLKVGVGMMTRGEVALIVAQKGLDIGVVDPVYFTAVILLIVVSSVATPLVLKVLFTKAPPTPHPSQSEA is encoded by the coding sequence ATGTATTCGGTCTTTCGAAACCTCGCCATCATCATCCTCACGGCCAAGTTCTTCGGGCTGGCGGCCCGCAAGTGCAAAGCCCCGCAGGTGGTGGGCGAGATCATCGCGGGCCTGCTGATCGGCCCCTGTGTGCTGAATCTGGTCCACATCAGTGATACCATCTCGGTCTTTGCGGAGATCGGCGTGGTGCTGCTGATGTTCTCCACCGGCCTTGGCACCAACCTGAAGGAGCTGATCAAAGCCGGCCCCATTGCCACCCTGATCGCCTGCGTGGGCGTGGCTGTGCCGCTGGCGGGCGGCACGCTCCTTTATAGCATCTTCTATGGGTTTGCAGCCGTGGGCAGCACGGAGTTTTACAAGGCGCTTTTCATTGGCACCATCATGACGGCCACCAGCGTTTCCATCACGGTGGCGGCTCTGCAGGAGATGGGCCATCTGAAGAGCTTCCTCGGCACGACGATCGTGAGCGCGGCGGTCATTGATGATGTCATCGGTATCGTGGTGCTGACCTGTGTGCTGGGTGCCGGTTCCGGCACCGGCACCGGTCTGGGTAAGGTGCTCTTCAATACGGTGCTCTTCTTTGCCACGGCCATCGGTGTGGGCCTCGTCGCACACTTTGCAATGAAGTGGCTGGACAAGCGCAACCCCCACACCCAGCGCATCACCATCGTGAGCATGGCGTTCTGCTTTGCCATGGCCTACATCGCGGAGGCATACTTCGGCATCGCAGACATCACGGGTGCCTACATTGCCGGCATCGTGTTCTGCTCCATGGACGACGCATCCTATGTGGAGCGCCGGGTGGATATCAGCAACTATGTGCTGTTTGCTCCGGTCTTTTTCGCGAGCATTGGCCTGAAGACGGACATCAGCGGTCTGACGCCGCAGATCCTGCTCTTCAGTGTCTGCTTCGTCATCGTGGCCCTCATCACCAAGATCATCGGCTGCGGTCTGGCGGCAAAGGTCTGCCGCTTCAGCTGGGCCGACTCGCTCAAGGTGGGCGTCGGCATGATGACCCGCGGCGAGGTGGCCCTGATCGTGGCCCAGAAGGGCCTGGACATCGGCGTGGTGGACCCTGTGTACTTCACGGCGGTCATTCTGCTCATCGTGGTATCCTCGGTGGCAACACCGCTGGTGCTGAAGGTGCTCTTCACCAAAGCCCCGCCGACACCGCATCCGAGCCAGAGCGAAGCATAA
- a CDS encoding D-alanyl-D-alanine carboxypeptidase family protein: protein MQKRSPARRMTYREWKIRKCLRLARNWVLFLAACGGAVALMATGILWLLPKAHALIAGPVPFTARNYDSSSYVFDAADDRLVVVNANLALEEEPAPELAVADDATGEQLEAEAASAYRSMAEAAQADGVELNLVTGWQDADARTAAYETRLTAYSAENSRLSAEEAADHTASLQPAASTSEQGTGYCADILSSDCTEKTAAFAETRAYEWLTAYAAEYGFILRWPEDRQSATGMVYAPWHWRYVGVENACAIRESGLALEEFLALERAKS from the coding sequence ATGCAGAAACGATCGCCCGCCAGGCGGATGACCTACCGGGAGTGGAAGATCCGCAAATGTCTGCGGCTGGCGCGGAACTGGGTGCTTTTTCTGGCCGCATGCGGCGGAGCCGTGGCGCTGATGGCCACCGGCATCCTCTGGCTGCTGCCCAAGGCCCACGCCCTGATCGCGGGGCCGGTGCCCTTCACGGCGCGGAACTACGACAGCAGCTCCTATGTGTTCGACGCCGCCGACGACCGGCTCGTGGTGGTGAACGCCAACCTCGCGCTGGAAGAAGAGCCTGCGCCGGAGCTTGCAGTGGCCGACGACGCCACCGGCGAGCAGCTGGAGGCCGAGGCCGCTTCCGCTTACCGCAGCATGGCCGAGGCCGCGCAGGCGGACGGAGTCGAGCTGAACCTTGTGACCGGCTGGCAGGATGCGGATGCCCGCACCGCCGCCTACGAGACCCGCCTGACCGCTTACAGCGCCGAGAACAGCCGCCTTTCGGCTGAGGAAGCCGCCGACCATACGGCCTCTTTGCAGCCTGCGGCCAGCACCAGCGAGCAGGGGACCGGCTACTGCGCCGATATCCTCTCGTCGGACTGCACCGAGAAGACGGCAGCTTTTGCCGAGACCCGCGCCTATGAGTGGCTGACGGCCTATGCCGCCGAGTACGGCTTCATCCTCCGCTGGCCGGAGGACCGCCAGAGCGCCACCGGCATGGTCTACGCCCCCTGGCACTGGCGGTATGTGGGCGTGGAAAATGCCTGCGCCATCCGGGAGTCCGGCCTTGCGCTGGAAGAGTTCCTTGCGCTGGAACGCGCAAAATCATAA
- the rpmA gene encoding 50S ribosomal protein L27, producing MAHKKGVGSTKNGRDSAAQRLGAKRADGQFVLAGNILVRQRGTHIQPGENVGKGSDDTLFALVDGTVRFERVGKSGKKCSVKQ from the coding sequence ATGGCACATAAAAAGGGCGTAGGCAGCACCAAGAACGGCCGTGATTCTGCGGCTCAGCGTCTGGGCGCAAAGCGTGCAGATGGTCAGTTCGTTCTGGCCGGCAACATCCTTGTTCGTCAGCGTGGCACCCACATTCAGCCGGGTGAGAACGTTGGTAAGGGCAGCGATGATACCCTGTTTGCTCTGGTTGACGGCACCGTCCGCTTTGAGCGCGTGGGCAAGAGCGGCAAGAAGTGCAGCGTGAAGCAGTAA
- a CDS encoding single-stranded DNA-binding protein, with amino-acid sequence MLNVVAIMGRLVADPELRTTQSGTNVCSFRIACDRNFARQGEQRQADFIDIVAWRQQAEFVSKYFQKGSLIAIEGSLQTRQYQDKQGNNRTAVEVVANNINFAGPKSSNQGGGANYQNSAPSYQNAAPARPAAVEAAPSYSAGSADDFAVIDDSDDLPF; translated from the coding sequence ATGTTGAATGTTGTTGCTATCATGGGCCGCCTTGTGGCGGACCCGGAGCTCCGCACCACCCAGAGCGGCACCAATGTGTGCAGTTTCCGGATCGCGTGCGACCGCAATTTTGCCCGCCAGGGCGAGCAGCGCCAGGCTGATTTCATCGACATCGTCGCATGGCGTCAGCAGGCCGAGTTTGTTTCGAAGTATTTCCAGAAGGGCAGTTTGATCGCCATTGAAGGTTCGCTTCAGACCCGCCAGTATCAGGACAAGCAGGGAAACAACCGCACCGCTGTGGAAGTTGTGGCCAACAACATCAACTTTGCAGGCCCCAAGAGCAGCAACCAGGGCGGCGGAGCAAATTATCAGAATTCTGCTCCGTCCTACCAGAACGCAGCCCCTGCCCGCCCGGCTGCTGTGGAGGCAGCTCCCAGCTATTCTGCCGGCAGTGCAGATGACTTCGCCGTCATCGACGACAGCGACGATCTGCCGTTCTGA
- the lgt gene encoding prolipoprotein diacylglyceryl transferase, with product MTNLVEFPALGLSFPLNRVAFSIGGINIYWYGVCIAVGMCLALVFAFRHGVEFGVDADAMVDVILIGVVMGILCARLYYVAMAPYNYDSLWEVLAIRDGGLAIYGGVIGGFLFGGLACKWRKVPVLPMFDLAAMGFLIGQGCGRWGNFFNQEAFGCNTTLPWGMYSEATHDYLLSSVVTAPKGVIIDPNLPVHPTFLYESIWCFVGLFLLVRHIKKRKFAGDIALRYLIWYGAGRFWIEALRTDSLLLVPSIGLRVSQVVAAVAVVGGIVAEVLLTKKYKGKPLMVPLALTTENRALAAKAKKADPAFRLEPEELAASSPRALFVERTEAYNKTVKEQLTSAS from the coding sequence TTGACGAATCTGGTAGAATTTCCGGCACTGGGGCTCAGCTTTCCGCTGAACCGTGTTGCCTTTTCCATTGGCGGCATCAACATTTACTGGTACGGTGTCTGCATCGCGGTGGGCATGTGCCTGGCGCTGGTGTTCGCGTTCCGCCACGGGGTGGAGTTCGGCGTGGACGCTGACGCCATGGTGGACGTTATCCTCATCGGTGTCGTGATGGGCATCCTCTGCGCCCGGCTCTACTATGTGGCGATGGCACCCTACAATTACGATTCCCTGTGGGAGGTGCTGGCCATCCGGGACGGCGGGCTTGCCATCTACGGCGGCGTCATCGGCGGCTTCCTGTTCGGCGGTCTGGCCTGCAAGTGGCGCAAAGTGCCGGTGCTGCCCATGTTCGACCTGGCCGCGATGGGCTTTCTCATCGGGCAGGGCTGCGGCCGCTGGGGCAACTTCTTCAATCAGGAAGCCTTTGGCTGCAACACCACCCTGCCCTGGGGCATGTACAGCGAGGCTACCCACGACTATCTGCTCAGCAGCGTGGTCACAGCGCCCAAAGGAGTGATCATTGACCCGAATCTGCCGGTGCATCCCACCTTTCTGTATGAGAGCATCTGGTGCTTCGTGGGGCTGTTCCTGCTGGTGCGGCACATCAAAAAGCGAAAGTTTGCGGGCGACATCGCCCTGCGCTACCTCATCTGGTACGGCGCGGGCCGGTTCTGGATCGAAGCTCTCCGCACCGACAGCCTGCTGCTGGTGCCCTCCATCGGCCTGCGGGTGTCACAGGTGGTGGCGGCTGTGGCCGTTGTGGGCGGCATCGTCGCCGAGGTCCTTCTGACGAAAAAGTACAAGGGCAAGCCGCTCATGGTGCCGCTGGCCCTTACCACCGAGAACCGCGCCCTCGCCGCAAAGGCGAAAAAGGCAGACCCTGCCTTCCGGCTGGAGCCGGAAGAATTGGCTGCGTCCAGCCCGCGCGCCCTCTTCGTGGAGCGCACCGAGGCCTACAACAAAACGGTAAAGGAGCAGCTGACCTCCGCATCCTGA
- a CDS encoding DnaD domain-containing protein, translated as MIYRLKEQKGDAIAVPQLVFSKLGIAEEYNVRVALYVLATGVTDPEKICADLKLRSKMSAESALAFWAGAGLLERYEENAAPGEEPSAPAPMTWAEIAAASRTDPMISSLIDCAQAGFARPLTHSEMEKLVNLYIVEGFAPETVMLCVAYVASRGKRTMGAVSHELKVWRAEGVESGEQADAHLQLLALRAQREQYVSGLLGIAESELTLGGRKAIARWYEVYGYDDAMVEEAAVQAGAKRDLWYWNSILKTWNAKGLRTVHDVRGPVAGAGASRNLRVDRETPSGNDFLKNAVRRRSLRKQPDEASQ; from the coding sequence ATGATCTACCGTTTGAAAGAGCAGAAGGGCGATGCCATCGCCGTGCCGCAGCTGGTGTTTTCCAAGCTGGGCATCGCGGAGGAGTATAACGTCCGGGTGGCGCTGTATGTGCTGGCCACCGGCGTGACCGACCCGGAGAAGATCTGCGCAGACCTCAAGCTCCGCAGTAAGATGAGCGCCGAGAGCGCGCTGGCCTTCTGGGCCGGTGCGGGCCTGCTGGAACGCTACGAGGAGAACGCCGCACCGGGCGAGGAACCCAGCGCCCCGGCCCCCATGACCTGGGCCGAGATCGCAGCGGCCTCCCGCACCGACCCGATGATCTCCAGCCTCATTGACTGCGCACAGGCCGGTTTTGCCCGTCCGCTGACCCACAGCGAGATGGAAAAGCTCGTCAATCTGTATATCGTCGAGGGCTTTGCGCCGGAGACTGTCATGCTCTGCGTGGCCTATGTGGCCAGCAGGGGCAAGCGGACGATGGGGGCTGTGAGCCACGAGTTGAAGGTCTGGCGCGCCGAGGGCGTGGAGTCCGGCGAGCAGGCAGATGCGCACTTGCAGCTGCTGGCCCTCCGTGCCCAGCGGGAGCAGTACGTCAGCGGTCTGCTGGGCATTGCCGAAAGCGAACTGACCCTCGGCGGGCGCAAAGCCATCGCCCGCTGGTACGAGGTCTACGGTTACGACGATGCCATGGTGGAGGAAGCCGCCGTGCAGGCCGGTGCCAAGAGGGATCTGTGGTACTGGAACAGCATCCTCAAGACCTGGAACGCCAAGGGCCTGCGTACCGTCCACGATGTGCGCGGGCCGGTGGCCGGAGCGGGTGCCAGCCGGAACCTCCGGGTGGACCGCGAGACGCCCAGCGGAAACGACTTCCTCAAAAACGCTGTCCGCCGCCGCTCCCTGCGGAAACAGCCGGACGAAGCATCGCAGTAA
- the yfmH gene encoding EF-P 5-aminopentanol modification-associated protein YfmH: MSELQSKALAEAAADQWKVLPSGLTVLVRPMPGYSGTHVIYATRFGSIDRDFRLNGREVHLPAGVAHFLEHKMFEDQDGDAFAKFAKTGANANAFTSFDRTCYLFTATQQLDESLDVLLGMVGHPYFTEQTIAKEQGIIGQEIKMYDDSADWRLITGLCECLYHSHPIRSDIAGSCESIAEITPGMLYDCCEAFYAPGNMVLAAAGNTTMEQVLAACARHGLLDPRPEERVQRLWADEPMTLAAAEKRIRMPVSKPCFGLGFKEAPLAPDDLRSEMLYDLVLCCICGGMSPLYRRLYDSGLTNPGFGGEVLRVDGCCCILFTGESDEPDTVKQLLLDEIEQVRRAGIDREVFTLCKNEKYGQLIENLENVEDSASQMADFALSGQTVAQQIATLAALTAEDADAALQTILQPGRMAAMYIDPDGTADLPDTDDEAELED, translated from the coding sequence ATGTCTGAATTGCAGAGCAAAGCCCTCGCGGAAGCGGCGGCAGACCAGTGGAAGGTGCTTCCTTCCGGGCTGACGGTCCTCGTGCGGCCCATGCCGGGCTATTCCGGCACCCATGTCATCTATGCCACCCGCTTCGGCTCCATTGACCGGGATTTCCGCCTGAACGGGCGGGAAGTGCACCTGCCCGCCGGTGTGGCGCATTTTCTGGAGCACAAGATGTTCGAGGATCAGGACGGCGACGCTTTCGCCAAGTTTGCGAAGACCGGTGCCAACGCCAATGCGTTCACTAGCTTCGACCGCACCTGCTACCTCTTCACGGCCACCCAGCAGCTGGACGAAAGTCTGGATGTGCTGCTGGGCATGGTGGGACACCCCTATTTCACCGAACAGACCATCGCCAAGGAGCAGGGCATCATCGGGCAGGAGATCAAGATGTACGATGACAGCGCCGACTGGCGGCTCATCACCGGCCTGTGCGAGTGCCTTTACCACAGCCACCCCATCCGCAGTGACATCGCGGGCAGCTGCGAGAGCATTGCGGAGATCACCCCCGGAATGCTCTACGACTGCTGCGAGGCATTCTATGCCCCCGGCAATATGGTGCTGGCAGCAGCAGGCAATACCACAATGGAGCAGGTCCTGGCCGCCTGTGCGCGCCACGGCCTGCTGGACCCCCGCCCCGAAGAGCGGGTGCAGCGCCTTTGGGCCGACGAGCCCATGACGCTGGCGGCTGCGGAAAAGCGCATCCGGATGCCGGTCTCAAAGCCCTGCTTCGGCCTCGGCTTCAAGGAAGCGCCCCTTGCACCGGATGACCTGCGCAGCGAGATGCTGTACGACCTCGTCCTCTGCTGCATCTGCGGCGGCATGTCGCCGCTCTACCGCCGGCTGTACGATTCCGGCCTGACCAATCCCGGCTTCGGAGGGGAAGTGCTGCGGGTGGACGGCTGCTGCTGCATCCTCTTCACCGGCGAGAGCGATGAGCCCGACACCGTGAAGCAGCTGCTTCTGGATGAGATCGAACAGGTCCGCCGTGCGGGCATCGACCGGGAGGTCTTCACCCTCTGCAAGAACGAAAAGTACGGCCAGCTGATCGAAAATTTGGAAAATGTGGAGGACTCGGCCAGCCAGATGGCAGACTTCGCCCTCTCCGGCCAGACGGTCGCCCAGCAGATCGCAACGCTGGCGGCGCTGACCGCCGAAGACGCCGATGCCGCCTTGCAGACCATCCTGCAGCCGGGCCGGATGGCAGCGATGTACATCGACCCGGACGGCACGGCGGACCTGCCCGACACGGACGACGAAGCAGAACTGGAGGACTGA
- a CDS encoding M16 family metallopeptidase, whose amino-acid sequence MKRTEIAPGVHLSWDPAPKFNRCRISLHFAFPAKRETATAHALLPLVMERGYADCPDMTQMTKKLARLYGADLTVDARPLGANHNLCVSATGIKNRFALEGEDLTREYAALALGTAFHPAFSGGVFDPEAVAIEKQMLRKSLEDEVNEKRIYCQRQANREFFGASPAGIRQEGYLEEVDGLTPETLTAAYREMLETAQIELLILGCGEAETQAVTQALLGELAAVARRPVPLCENLAMPRQETVRKTECFDTVQAKLCMLFTLGEPMQPDQMAAVRLAMALYGGSVTSRLFLNVRERDHLCYYCSSSFQSFTGSMAVNSGVEHTDAARAEQAILKELDDLRTGPITEEELEDCRLSLLSGMAGIEDSLGGIETWYYMEVLRGGAVQTPDEARAALRAVTREDVRAILRQLTLSVSYLLTREEGPAHV is encoded by the coding sequence TTGAAACGAACCGAGATCGCGCCCGGCGTCCATCTTTCGTGGGACCCGGCGCCAAAATTCAACCGCTGCCGCATCAGCCTCCATTTCGCTTTCCCGGCAAAGCGTGAGACGGCCACCGCCCACGCGCTGCTCCCGCTGGTGATGGAGCGCGGCTATGCGGACTGCCCCGATATGACCCAGATGACCAAAAAGCTGGCCCGCCTGTACGGTGCAGACCTGACCGTGGACGCCCGCCCGCTGGGCGCGAACCACAACCTCTGCGTCAGCGCCACCGGCATCAAGAACCGCTTTGCGCTGGAAGGGGAGGACCTCACCCGCGAATACGCCGCACTGGCGCTGGGCACGGCCTTTCACCCCGCCTTTTCGGGCGGCGTGTTTGACCCGGAGGCCGTGGCCATCGAGAAGCAGATGCTCCGCAAATCGCTGGAAGATGAAGTGAACGAAAAGCGCATCTACTGCCAGCGGCAGGCCAACCGGGAGTTCTTCGGGGCCAGCCCTGCCGGCATCCGGCAGGAGGGCTATCTGGAAGAGGTGGACGGCCTGACGCCGGAGACCCTGACCGCCGCCTACCGCGAAATGCTGGAGACCGCACAGATCGAACTGCTCATTCTGGGCTGCGGCGAGGCAGAGACGCAGGCCGTCACGCAGGCGCTGCTGGGGGAGCTGGCCGCGGTGGCCCGCCGCCCGGTGCCGCTGTGCGAAAATCTGGCGATGCCCCGGCAGGAGACTGTGCGGAAGACGGAATGCTTCGACACCGTGCAGGCCAAACTCTGTATGCTCTTCACGCTGGGCGAGCCGATGCAGCCGGACCAGATGGCAGCTGTCCGGCTGGCCATGGCGCTTTACGGCGGCAGCGTCACCAGCCGCCTGTTCCTCAACGTGCGGGAGCGCGACCACCTGTGCTACTACTGCTCGTCCAGCTTCCAGAGCTTTACGGGCAGCATGGCAGTGAACAGCGGCGTGGAACACACCGACGCCGCCCGCGCCGAGCAGGCCATCCTGAAGGAGCTGGACGATCTGCGCACCGGGCCCATCACCGAAGAGGAACTGGAAGACTGCCGCCTCTCCCTGCTGAGCGGGATGGCGGGCATCGAGGACAGCCTGGGCGGCATCGAGACCTGGTACTATATGGAGGTGCTGCGGGGCGGTGCCGTGCAGACCCCGGACGAGGCCCGTGCGGCCCTGCGCGCCGTCACCAGAGAAGACGTCCGCGCCATCCTGCGCCAGCTGACGCTGTCCGTGAGTTACCTGCTGACCAGAGAGGAGGGGCCGGCCCATGTCTGA
- the rplU gene encoding 50S ribosomal protein L21, with amino-acid sequence MYAIIVTGGKQYRVEQGDIVYIEKLDVEADSEVKFDQVLAVGEEGSVKVGAPVVEGASVSAKVIKNGKGKKLNIITYRAKKHSARRMGHRQPYTKVEITAING; translated from the coding sequence ATGTACGCAATCATTGTTACCGGCGGTAAGCAGTACCGCGTGGAGCAGGGCGACATCGTCTACATCGAAAAGCTGGACGTTGAAGCTGACTCCGAAGTGAAGTTTGATCAGGTTCTCGCTGTCGGCGAGGAGGGTTCGGTCAAGGTTGGCGCTCCCGTTGTTGAGGGCGCTTCCGTCTCTGCCAAGGTCATCAAGAATGGCAAGGGCAAGAAGCTGAACATCATTACCTATCGCGCAAAGAAGCACAGTGCTCGCCGCATGGGCCATCGTCAGCCCTATACCAAGGTTGAGATCACTGCGATCAACGGCTAA
- a CDS encoding carbohydrate kinase family protein, with protein sequence MGIVVIGAVFVDIKGYPLSTYIPGGRNAGRVEQVHGGVSRNVAEDIANVELRPTFVGLVDDTGMGLDVIEKLNNHKVNTRFIQRVPDGMGTWLAIFNNDGDVCAAISKRPDTTPLIGLLEEQGDEIFRDCDSIALELDLEKETVKQTLRYAKKYGKKVYAVVSNMSIAMERRDFLQQIDCFVCNQQEAGLLFSDDYGHLEPEEMCRVLAANVRSANIPCMVVTMGDKGAVYAQADGDCGIVPAKKVDVIDTTGAGDAFFAGTVIGLTYGKTLAESCEIGSRLAASVICITENVCPRFRPLEFGLDVPVVD encoded by the coding sequence ATGGGAATCGTAGTCATCGGCGCAGTTTTTGTGGACATCAAGGGGTATCCGCTCTCGACTTACATCCCCGGCGGACGAAACGCCGGGCGCGTGGAGCAGGTGCACGGCGGTGTGAGCCGCAATGTGGCGGAAGATATCGCCAACGTGGAGCTGCGGCCCACCTTTGTGGGCCTGGTGGATGATACCGGCATGGGTCTGGACGTCATTGAGAAGCTGAACAACCACAAGGTCAACACCCGGTTCATCCAGCGTGTGCCGGATGGCATGGGCACCTGGCTGGCCATCTTCAACAACGACGGCGACGTCTGTGCGGCCATCTCCAAGCGGCCGGACACCACCCCGCTGATCGGGCTGCTGGAAGAGCAGGGAGACGAGATCTTTCGGGACTGCGACAGCATCGCGCTGGAGCTGGACCTCGAAAAGGAGACCGTCAAGCAGACGCTGCGCTACGCCAAAAAGTACGGCAAAAAGGTGTACGCGGTGGTCTCCAACATGAGCATTGCGATGGAGCGCAGGGACTTTTTGCAGCAGATCGACTGTTTTGTCTGCAACCAGCAGGAGGCCGGGCTGCTCTTCTCGGACGATTACGGCCATCTGGAACCGGAGGAGATGTGCCGGGTGCTGGCGGCCAATGTCCGGAGCGCAAACATCCCCTGCATGGTGGTCACCATGGGCGACAAGGGCGCAGTCTATGCCCAGGCGGACGGGGACTGCGGCATTGTTCCGGCCAAGAAGGTGGACGTCATCGACACCACCGGCGCGGGCGATGCGTTTTTCGCGGGCACCGTCATCGGCCTGACCTACGGAAAAACGCTGGCGGAATCCTGCGAGATCGGCAGCCGTCTGGCCGCATCGGTCATCTGCATCACCGAAAATGTCTGCCCCCGCTTCCGCCCGCTGGAATTCGGGCTGGACGTGCCGGTCGTGGATTGA
- the rpsF gene encoding 30S ribosomal protein S6 — MAKYETMLITSAALDEEATAALVGKFKSLIEANGTIDSIDEWGKRRLAYPINDEEEGVYTVINFTSEPSFPAELDRVYKITEGVMRSLIVAHEE, encoded by the coding sequence ATGGCAAAGTACGAAACCATGCTGATTACCAGCGCCGCTCTCGACGAGGAGGCTACCGCCGCTCTGGTGGGCAAGTTCAAGTCCCTGATCGAGGCTAACGGTACGATCGATTCCATCGACGAGTGGGGCAAGCGCCGTCTGGCCTACCCCATCAACGACGAGGAGGAAGGCGTCTACACCGTGATCAACTTCACCAGCGAGCCCAGCTTCCCCGCTGAGCTGGACCGTGTGTACAAGATCACCGAAGGCGTTATGCGCAGCCTGATCGTTGCCCACGAGGAGTAA
- a CDS encoding ATP-binding protein, translating into MRTKRELYQEAMRAVALRRQTARANAEDARAAAEAAVPALRHAEEEVRVRGVRCALAGASGKDRTAAAAALAKAKQELTALLASSGRPADALEPHFTCKKCQDTGTFEGHTCICVHKLMQKLRREEIESLSSLSISSFDTMELRYYPNTMDDKLGEPVRSYMGGLLAELRAYAEEFDRSSESLMLFGNAGLGKTHAALAIAGIVLEKDFDVIYVSSPDFFSKLEALHFGADPGGEEETLLQTAAGADLLILDDLGTEFNSNFFLSTLYSLLNNRLGAHLPTIVTTNITDGALLEKLYTEKISSRLSAFVPCLFAGQDIRSQKAQEV; encoded by the coding sequence ATGCGTACCAAACGTGAACTGTATCAGGAGGCGATGCGGGCCGTCGCGCTGCGGCGTCAGACCGCGCGCGCCAACGCCGAGGATGCCCGCGCCGCAGCCGAAGCGGCCGTCCCGGCCCTCCGCCACGCCGAAGAAGAGGTGCGGGTGCGGGGCGTGCGCTGTGCGCTGGCCGGTGCCTCCGGCAAGGACCGCACCGCCGCTGCCGCCGCACTGGCCAAGGCAAAACAGGAACTGACGGCCCTGCTGGCGTCCAGCGGACGCCCCGCCGATGCGCTGGAACCGCATTTCACCTGCAAAAAATGCCAGGACACCGGCACGTTCGAGGGGCACACTTGCATCTGCGTCCATAAGCTCATGCAGAAACTCCGCCGCGAGGAGATCGAGAGCCTGTCCAGCCTGTCCATTTCCAGCTTCGATACCATGGAGCTGCGCTACTACCCGAACACCATGGACGACAAGCTGGGCGAGCCGGTCCGCAGCTACATGGGCGGTCTGCTGGCGGAGCTGCGCGCGTATGCCGAAGAGTTTGACCGCAGCAGCGAGAGCCTGATGCTGTTCGGCAATGCGGGCCTGGGCAAGACCCATGCGGCCCTTGCCATTGCGGGCATCGTGCTGGAAAAGGACTTCGATGTCATTTACGTGTCCAGCCCGGACTTTTTCTCCAAGCTGGAAGCACTGCACTTTGGTGCAGACCCCGGCGGCGAGGAGGAGACCTTGCTGCAGACCGCAGCCGGGGCCGACCTGCTCATTCTGGACGACCTGGGCACCGAGTTCAATTCCAACTTTTTCCTGAGCACCCTGTACAGTCTGCTCAACAACCGGCTGGGGGCGCACCTGCCCACAATCGTCACCACCAACATCACGGACGGCGCACTGCTGGAAAAGCTCTATACCGAAAAGATCTCCAGCCGCCTGTCGGCCTTCGTGCCCTGCCTGTTCGCCGGGCAGGATATCCGCAGCCAGAAGGCGCAGGAAGTATAA
- the rpsR gene encoding 30S ribosomal protein S18: MAFERTEGSRPARPIRRGRKKVCSFCVDRIDTIDYKDVPRLRKYVSERAKIIPRRVTGTCAYHQRALTVAIKRARHVALMPYVSD, from the coding sequence ATGGCTTTTGAAAGAACCGAAGGCTCTCGCCCCGCGCGCCCCATCCGCCGCGGCCGCAAGAAGGTTTGCAGCTTCTGTGTCGATCGTATCGACACCATCGATTACAAGGACGTGCCCCGTCTGCGTAAGTACGTCTCTGAGCGTGCAAAGATCATCCCCCGCCGTGTGACCGGCACTTGCGCTTATCATCAGCGCGCACTGACCGTCGCCATCAAGCGTGCTCGTCACGTTGCTCTGATGCCCTACGTCAGCGACTAA